Within Dictyostelium discoideum AX4 chromosome 4 chromosome, whole genome shotgun sequence, the genomic segment aaaaaaaaaaaaaaaaaaaaaaaaaaaaaaaaaaaaaaaaaaaatgaaaaataaaattatttttttattttcaattttattttttttaaattctgttTGTATGACAGTGACAAATTGTGAAGCATTAAATAATTGGTTACAAGATAAAAAAGGAATTCACAATGGTTTCAATGTTTGTGcaagtattattattggtgcCTTCATTGTAGGTAcaccaatatttttaattgtgaaATTAATTCTTGATCATGTAAATAGTGagtatcttttattttaatttaaaaaaaaaaaaaaaaaaaaaaaaaaaaaaaaaaaaaaaaattaaattatacttatttttatttttatttttatttttatttttattttttaaaattatttaaataaaaaggtcaaaataaagaaaaacaacaaattcaagaagcacaaaaaagaattagtaaaaagaatgaaatgATGAAACAAAATACAACAGTGACTAATGGTGCAAGTTCACCAAAATCGACAACATCAGATTCATATAATAGTTCAAAGATGTTAAGAGAAGTTATTGAAAGAACACCATCATTAgataaaatatttgtaaataataatagtagtaataataataataataataagagtAATAGTTCATCAACCTCATCAACACCAGGCAATCAATCACCATCAATAGGCGCTGGTGGGGGAGGTGGAAGTGTTGTTGACCCAAATAATACTAGTCCAAATTACTCATCACCAACATCATTATCACCAAGTTCaacaagaaaaaataatacaacaaaagttgaaaattcattagtaaatttaaaaaataatgcaACTTTAGATATACATTCAACAGAAATTATTCAAacttatttaataaagaaagaaTGTGAACCACAATTATTAGTAGTTGATGGtgttaatcaattattatttagtccACCATCACCTGTTTTATCAACATTTGGTAAATCAACAATTGGTGCGAATAGTGCCAATGGTAATAGAAATTCAGAGGTTTCACCAATTTTAGAAGCAACCTTTTTTAATGGTACAGGTATCAGAAGGTCAACAACAAtcattgatgaaaatgatccacaacaaattcaaaataaacaaaagaataaagaattaattgattcaattgatagTTTAATGAATGCAACTCTAACATCAtcacaacaatatcaattaCGTAAATTAAGTAACGCATCCTCAACATCTATAAAccaacatcatcattattcACCAAATATCCAATCTGGTAATAACACACCAACTAGACAATCAGTATTAATTCAACAAGGTCCATTAAATAcaagtaatagtagtaatggtggtggttgcAGTAATCAAAATAGTGGATTTAGACCAAAATCACTATCAATGTCACAAAATATAtcattgttaaattatttatcaacAAATGTAATGCCAAAAGATTATCAATGGGGTTGTGTTGTTCAAAGACTGTTGGAATTATTTCAAtcttatttaatttatacaaataatcAAAGTTCACATGGAAAGTATACCGATAGTAGTACCACTAGTCAAGCAACATTCACCTCattgaatcaatttgaaATGGCAATTTCAAGCTATTCCGATGcagaaaagattaaaaagcGTATCTCCACTATCAACGATCAACGTTATTTCTCACCAATCACATTTGAACTCTATAATAGAATAGTGCAAACACATGAATTCATTAGACAAAGTAAACGTACCTCTGAAAGGGACGTAACTGGTATCATTGGTATTTTCTCAATACTGATACCACCATTATTCAGATCAGTTTCGAAATATTATGATCAAGATTCCTCAAATCAAGATTTCCTAGAGAAGTTAAAAACTTTTGAAAGAACTAAATTCAATTTACAAGAATTCACATCTTTATCATTGTTGGCATCTTATCAATCAAAGAAATTGGTTCATAAAGTTTCAAcctataatttaattgattatttaaaaaccaTAACTACAATATCTTATAAAGCAAATACTTTTACAACTTTATTCCCAATCATTGATCAAGTAATGGGTATAagtgatgaaattgataaaatcttATTTCAAtctgaagaatttaaaaaagaattatttttacaaactcaaccacaaccacaaccactacCAACTCAAATTTCTTCACCATCTTCAGGAAAAGGTACAAGAGGTTCTCAAAGTATTCCAATTGATCATGATATTTTAGATATGGTtaaattagatttattacaaaaaccaccacaatcaccacaatcaccacaacaaccacaacaatctCAACAATTAGAATGtgcaattgaaattaatgattgcTTACCACAAACTCCAAATATTCAATCACCATCAAAACCAATTATACCACCAATTAaagtacaacaacaaccacaaatgTCACCACAAATTACACCAAGAacaggtggtggtggtattaaATATTCACCAAGATTACAAACATTACCTTCACCAAGACCATCACCAAgattacaattacaacaaccatcatcaccaagaCATTCACCAAGATTACAACAACCTCAAAATATTTCACCAAGACCAGTTTATGAATTCAATAAAATGGATGAtgatttaaagtttttagaTTTcttaaatacaaataataattcaattaatagaTCAATTTGTAATAAATTGGATGAAATTGATATAAAAATTAGATCAAAACCAATAATTGACCAAtcgaataataataataataatgattttaatttacaaaaacaaaaaaatattttatcaagTTGTTATTCAAGTTTAGAATcttgtttaaatttatttagtttaaCTGATAGATTCCATTCAAAATGTAAAGCTGATTCAATACCAatcataaaattattattatcaacactTCAAAACCTTGAAGATTATGTCGATACCGGTATCTCTATTGAGCAAATGATAACTTTAGATTTTATGGAATGgacaaataattattcaaaaacTATAAcctctttaaataatactttaattaaaaattatcaaaattttaataatagtccAAAAGTTGTTTCTCCAAATATacaatcaataaataataataataataataataataataataataataataataataataataataataatacaaataataatacaaataatacaaataataattttaataataataatacttcaAGATTATCGAAAATTAGGACATTATCAACACCATTTGGTATACCTATctctgaaaataataataataataataatagtaataatggtagTATTAGTCCaagatataataataatggtagtagtagtagtccAAATATTAGTCCAAGATTAATtggttcaaataataataatatagaagaggaagaattaggtatgaataataatgattgtttaattttaagaAGAATtagagaatttaaaattccaaATGTTTTAGAAAGAAGTcaacatttaattgatttatctcAAGAGTGTGTTATGATTACAATTTTATCATCGTTTTCATTATGttataaagaattaaatagtGTAGCTCAAaaatcaccatcaacaatCCCACAATTACCACAATTAACTGATGATAAACAAGCTactgaattttttaataattctttatcaattttcTTATCATCAATTAGAACAAGTATATTTTGtacaactttattattatctccAGTTTATTTTCCATAAGATCAGTAAaagagaaaattaaaaaaaagatttttaaaaaaataaaaaaaaaaaaaaaaaaaaaccagaGTACCATTATGTAACActatgtaaataaaaaaataaaataaaataaaattaaatagtttttttattaataatttcgaTGCgtgttaattttattttactttaaaaaaaaactggatAAATTGATgtcattaaattaattaattaattattaatatcaaaaaaaaaaaaaaaaaaaaaaaaaaaaaaaaaaaaaaaaaaaaaaagatataaataaacttttttttttttttaattttcattattaaacaaaataaaaaaaaaaaacatattaaaaaaaatataaatattaaatatataaaatatttctcTAATCtctaataaaactaaataaaaaaataaaaaaaataaaaaaatgattattaa encodes:
- the DG1022 gene encoding hypothetical protein, producing MKNKIIFLFSILFFLNSVCMTVTNCEALNNWLQDKKGIHNGFNVCASIIIGAFIVGTPIFLIVKLILDHVNSQNKEKQQIQEAQKRISKKNEMMKQNTTVTNGASSPKSTTSDSYNSSKMLREVIERTPSLDKIFVNNNSSNNNNNNKSNSSSTSSTPGNQSPSIGAGGGGGSVVDPNNTSPNYSSPTSLSPSSTRKNNTTKVENSLVNLKNNATLDIHSTEIIQTYLIKKECEPQLLVVDGVNQLLFSPPSPVLSTFGKSTIGANSANGNRNSEVSPILEATFFNGTGIRRSTTIIDENDPQQIQNKQKNKELIDSIDSLMNATLTSSQQYQLRKLSNASSTSINQHHHYSPNIQSGNNTPTRQSVLIQQGPLNTSNSSNGGGCSNQNSGFRPKSLSMSQNISLLNYLSTNVMPKDYQWGCVVQRLLELFQSYLIYTNNQSSHGKYTDSSTTSQATFTSLNQFEMAISSYSDAEKIKKRISTINDQRYFSPITFELYNRIVQTHEFIRQSKRTSERDVTGIIGIFSILIPPLFRSVSKYYDQDSSNQDFLEKLKTFERTKFNLQEFTSLSLLASYQSKKLVHKVSTYNLIDYLKTITTISYKANTFTTLFPIIDQVMGISDEIDKILFQSEEFKKELFLQTQPQPQPLPTQISSPSSGKGTRGSQSIPIDHDILDMVKLDLLQKPPQSPQSPQQPQQSQQLECAIEINDCLPQTPNIQSPSKPIIPPIKVQQQPQMSPQITPRTGGGGIKYSPRLQTLPSPRPSPRLQLQQPSSPRHSPRLQQPQNISPRPVYEFNKMDDDLKFLDFLNTNNNSINRSICNKLDEIDIKIRSKPIIDQSNNNNNNDFNLQKQKNILSSCYSSLESCLNLFSLTDRFHSKCKADSIPIIKLLLSTLQNLEDYVDTGISIEQMITLDFMEWTNNYSKTITSLNNTLIKNYQNFNNSPKVVSPNIQSINNNNNNNNNNNNNNNNNNNNTNNNTNNTNNNFNNNNTSRLSKIRTLSTPFGIPISENNNNNNNSNNGSISPRYNNNGSSSSPNISPRLIGSNNNNIEEEELGMNNNDCLILRRIREFKIPNVLERSQHLIDLSQECVMITILSSFSLCYKELNSVAQKSPSTIPQLPQLTDDKQATEFFNNSLSIFLSSIRTSIFCTTLLLSPVYFP